In Zingiber officinale cultivar Zhangliang chromosome 3B, Zo_v1.1, whole genome shotgun sequence, a single window of DNA contains:
- the LOC121968572 gene encoding uncharacterized protein LOC121968572 has protein sequence MKQALKSIEMDKFQAQGAKKVCRRSDHFVLTIQILLRAALVGMALYGPHLLIKLCASMKLLFSVWLPSLWAPKFAFAVCNFIIVFLVRQSRPPAPDIYHEYAAMQGHCSQRIVAAESVNVRKEMQFVVAAEDEPFVEVEKVGEEKAEPFVEVADVESSSTSVDEVDEIVVVKKEEEETCEGEEDGVVSEEEEGWTVEELNRRVEEFIAKFNMQSRMEARMLICCH, from the coding sequence ATGAAACAAGCCTTGAAGTCGATCGAGATGGATAAGTTTCAAGCTCAAGGTGCCAAGAAGGTTTGCAGAAGAAGTGACCACTTCGTACTAACGATCCAAATTCTTCTCCGAGCTGCGCTGGTTGGCATGGCGCTTTACGGCCCCCATTTGCTCATTAAGCTTTGCGCCTCTATGAAATTACTATTTTCAGTTTGGCTTCCGAGCCTCTGGGCGCCAAAGTTCGCGTTCGCAGTGTGCAACTTCATCATCGTCTTCCTCGTAAGGCAGTCAAGGCCACCCGCGCCTGACATCTACCACGAGTACGCCGCGATGCAAGGCCATTGCTCGCAGCGTATTGTGGCTGCTGAATCAGTTAACGTGCGGAAGGAGATGCAATTCGTGGTAGCAGCAGAGGATGAGCCTTTTGTCGAAGTAGAGAAGGTAGGAGAAGAGAAGGCCGAGCCTTTCGTTGAGGTAGCCGATGTTGAATCTTCATCGACTAGTGTAGACGAAGTTGATGAAATTGTGGTGgtgaaaaaggaagaagaagagacatGCGAAGGGGAAGAGGATGGAGTAGTATCGGAGGAAGAGGAAGGTTGGACAGTTGAGGAATTGAACAGGAGAGTGGAGGAATTCATTGCAAAGTTCAACATGCAGAGCAGGATGGAAGCCAGAATGCTTATTTGCTGCCATTGA